In a genomic window of Candidatus Polarisedimenticolia bacterium:
- a CDS encoding MmcQ/YjbR family DNA-binding protein has protein sequence MKTKSVVGRVESRRAERKRSAGAVRSLAPSRPRKPVGVTYQIARELAFGLPGVEDGMSYGTPSLKVRGKFMARLKEDGETLAVKVDFPMREALMQADPETFFITDHYRDYPAVLVRLASVDRKRLHEVLEHAWRFVAPAALRKVPVGKGKGGRSSPAAKKGRDH, from the coding sequence ATGAAGACGAAGTCTGTCGTCGGACGGGTCGAATCCCGGCGCGCGGAGCGCAAGCGCTCGGCGGGCGCGGTGCGCTCATTGGCGCCGAGCCGTCCCCGCAAGCCCGTCGGGGTTACCTACCAGATTGCCCGCGAGCTGGCTTTCGGCCTGCCGGGCGTGGAAGACGGCATGTCCTACGGAACGCCATCGTTGAAGGTGCGCGGCAAGTTCATGGCGCGCCTCAAGGAGGATGGGGAGACGCTCGCGGTCAAGGTGGACTTCCCGATGCGCGAGGCACTGATGCAGGCGGACCCTGAGACTTTCTTCATCACCGATCACTACCGCGACTATCCTGCGGTCCTCGTGCGCCTGGCGAGCGTGGATCGCAAGCGCCTCCACGAGGTCCTGGAGCACGCCTGGCGCTTCGTGGCGCCCGCCGCTTTGCGCAAGGTCCCGGTGGGGAAGGGGAAAGGCGGCCGCTCTTCGCCGGCCGCGAAAAAAGGACGTGATCATTGA
- a CDS encoding VOC family protein — protein MNSVVHFEMPYEDSERVARFYQSAFGWQTQVLGQEMGSYVLATTTETNDQGRPTKPGAINGGFYPKKSDYPAQVPSVVIAVEDIQAAARKVAQAGGKVLGEPMEIPGVGRYVSFTDTEGNRVSMLQPLSLTPVP, from the coding sequence ATGAATTCCGTGGTCCATTTCGAGATGCCTTACGAGGATAGCGAGCGCGTGGCGCGGTTCTACCAATCGGCCTTCGGCTGGCAGACTCAGGTGCTCGGCCAGGAGATGGGAAGCTATGTCCTGGCGACGACCACCGAGACCAACGACCAGGGGCGTCCCACGAAGCCCGGAGCCATCAACGGAGGCTTCTACCCGAAGAAGAGCGATTATCCGGCGCAGGTTCCCAGCGTCGTCATCGCCGTGGAGGACATCCAGGCGGCGGCGCGCAAGGTAGCGCAGGCGGGCGGCAAGGTGCTGGGCGAGCCGATGGAAATCCCCGGAGTAGGACGCTACGTCTCCTTCACCGACACGGAAGGCAATCGCGTGAGCATGCTGCAGCCTCTTTCGCTCACGCCCGTCCCATAA
- a CDS encoding rhodanese-like domain-containing protein produces the protein MLARLMGLRTISPDNLHRLNQSDSVTILDVNSLSSWIDARVPGARHLDPAGYEESDLPADKETPLVFYCSNPMCMKAPNAARRARKMGYNNVQVMSAGISGWLAANLPTESGE, from the coding sequence ATGCTTGCACGACTCATGGGATTGCGGACCATCTCTCCCGACAATCTGCACCGGCTGAACCAGAGCGACTCGGTCACCATCCTGGACGTGAATTCCCTCAGCAGCTGGATCGACGCGCGCGTCCCCGGGGCGCGGCACCTCGATCCGGCAGGCTACGAGGAAAGCGATCTGCCGGCGGACAAGGAAACGCCCCTGGTTTTCTACTGCTCCAACCCGATGTGCATGAAGGCTCCGAACGCCGCCCGCCGCGCCCGCAAGATGGGATACAACAACGTCCAGGTCATGTCCGCGGGAATCAGCGGCTGGCTGGCTGCCAACCTGCCGACCGAATCGGGCGAATAA